One Perca flavescens isolate YP-PL-M2 chromosome 14, PFLA_1.0, whole genome shotgun sequence genomic window carries:
- the tmem222b gene encoding transmembrane protein 222 isoform X3, producing MADVVEKDTMKNYHIASEKINPEASRYPYCIVWTPIPVLSWLFPFIGHMGICTSTGVIRDFAGPYFVSEDNMAFGRPTKYWILDVSKVYASGSNAWDTAVHDASEEYKHRMHNLCCDNCHSHVAMALNLMRYENSTSWNMVNLCLLALIHGKHVRSRAEACE from the exons ATGGCGGATGTTGTTGAAAAAGACACCATGAAGAATTACCACATAGCGTCTGAGAAAATTAACCCAGAGGCCAGTCGCTATCCATACTGTATTGTGTGGACACCTATCCCCGTGTTATC ATGGCTGTTTCCATTCATTGGCCACATGGGAATCTGTACTTCCACTGGTGTCATCCGGGACTTTGCTGGACCTTACTTTGTCTCA gaAGACAACATGGCTTTTGGAAGACCAACAAA GTACTGGATCCTTGACGTGAGCAAAGTCTACGCTAGTGGCTCCAATGCCTGGGACACGGCGGTGCACGATGCTTCAGAGGAATATAAGCACAGGATG CACAACCTCTGCTGTGACAACTGTCACTCGCATGTCGCCATGGCTCTGAATCTGATGCGCTACGAAAACAGCACCTCTTGGAACATGGTCAACCTCTGCCTCCTTGCTCTGATCCATGGAAAACATGTCAG AAGTAGGGCTGAAGCTTGTGAATGA
- the tmem222b gene encoding transmembrane protein 222 isoform X1, whose protein sequence is MADVVEKDTMKNYHIASEKINPEASRYPYCIVWTPIPVLSWLFPFIGHMGICTSTGVIRDFAGPYFVSEDNMAFGRPTKYWILDVSKVYASGSNAWDTAVHDASEEYKHRMHNLCCDNCHSHVAMALNLMRYENSTSWNMVNLCLLALIHGKHVSCAGFLKTWLPFLMLTAIILAVSLAINLR, encoded by the exons ATGGCGGATGTTGTTGAAAAAGACACCATGAAGAATTACCACATAGCGTCTGAGAAAATTAACCCAGAGGCCAGTCGCTATCCATACTGTATTGTGTGGACACCTATCCCCGTGTTATC ATGGCTGTTTCCATTCATTGGCCACATGGGAATCTGTACTTCCACTGGTGTCATCCGGGACTTTGCTGGACCTTACTTTGTCTCA gaAGACAACATGGCTTTTGGAAGACCAACAAA GTACTGGATCCTTGACGTGAGCAAAGTCTACGCTAGTGGCTCCAATGCCTGGGACACGGCGGTGCACGATGCTTCAGAGGAATATAAGCACAGGATG CACAACCTCTGCTGTGACAACTGTCACTCGCATGTCGCCATGGCTCTGAATCTGATGCGCTACGAAAACAGCACCTCTTGGAACATGGTCAACCTCTGCCTCCTTGCTCTGATCCATGGAAAACATGTCAG CTGTGCAGGCTTTCTGAAGACCTGGCTGCCTTTCCTGATGCTGACGGCCATAATCCTAGCAGTGTCCCTGGCCATCAACCTGCGGTGA
- the tmem222b gene encoding transmembrane protein 222 isoform X2, giving the protein MADVVEKDTMKNYHIASEKINPEASRYPYCIVWTPIPVLSWLFPFIGHMGICTSTGVIRDFAGPYFVSEDNMAFGRPTKYWILDVSKVYASGSNAWDTAVHDASEEYKHRMHNLCCDNCHSHVAMALNLMRYENSTSWNMVNLCLLALIHGKHVRCDIVRSVQGQQM; this is encoded by the exons ATGGCGGATGTTGTTGAAAAAGACACCATGAAGAATTACCACATAGCGTCTGAGAAAATTAACCCAGAGGCCAGTCGCTATCCATACTGTATTGTGTGGACACCTATCCCCGTGTTATC ATGGCTGTTTCCATTCATTGGCCACATGGGAATCTGTACTTCCACTGGTGTCATCCGGGACTTTGCTGGACCTTACTTTGTCTCA gaAGACAACATGGCTTTTGGAAGACCAACAAA GTACTGGATCCTTGACGTGAGCAAAGTCTACGCTAGTGGCTCCAATGCCTGGGACACGGCGGTGCACGATGCTTCAGAGGAATATAAGCACAGGATG CACAACCTCTGCTGTGACAACTGTCACTCGCATGTCGCCATGGCTCTGAATCTGATGCGCTACGAAAACAGCACCTCTTGGAACATGGTCAACCTCTGCCTCCTTGCTCTGATCCATGGAAAACATGTCAG GTGTGACATTGTACGATCTGTCCagggacagcagatgtaa
- the tpbg1b gene encoding trophoblast glycoprotein a, giving the protein MLGLAQRVVFCALLGSVYASCPQRCECSEAAHTVKCVSRDLRSVPTGIPGYTRNLFITGNQIRRIGPECFKGLDNVTNLSLSNNRISEVESHTFAGLRSLRSLDLSNNQLAVVHPEAFTVQNQSLRDLNLSRALYNHSSVTDLATSLRWSSLGMLRGLDLSHNGLIYLPSHIFSHLGSLQRLQLSNNSLVAIHNSTFSGLDALLELDLSLNSLKTMGEEGLRELDSLPRAHLLLGENPFTCTCGIEPFALWLNRSQGRVSDARGLVCAFPASMRNTSMLAAGTLTLGCHRSGAGADLALQTSYVFLGIVLGFVGLIFLFVLYLNRKGIKKRINDLRDACREVWEGYHYRFEIDSDPRLSQVCTSADA; this is encoded by the exons ATGCTGGGTTTGGCGCAGCGCGTGGTTTTCTGCGCGCTGCTCGGCTCCGTTTACGCGTCGTGCCCTCAGCGCTGCGAGTGCTCCGAGGCGGCTCACACCGTCAAGTGCGTGTCCAGAGACCTGCGGAGCGTCCCGACCGGGATCCCCGGATACACCCGGAATCTGTTCATCACGGGGAATCAGATCCGTCGAATCGGTCCGGAGTGTTTTAAAGGGCTGGATAATGTGACGAACCTGTCTCTGAGCAACAACAG AATTTCCGAGGTGGAGTCCCACACCTTTGCCGGACTCCGCAGCCTCCGCTCCCTGGATCTGAGCAACAACCAGCTGGCGGTGGTTCACCCCGAGGCCTTCACCGTGCAGAACCAGTCTCTGCGGGACCTCAACCTGAGCCGAGCCCTCTACAACCACTCGTCCGTGACGGACCTGGCCACGTCTCTGCGCTGGAGCTCCCTGGGGATGCTGAGGGGACTGGACCTGTCCCACAACGGCCTCATCTACTTACCCTCGCACATCTTCTCCCACCTGGGCAGCTTGCAGCGGCTCCAGCTTTCCAACAACTCCCTGGTGGCCATCCACAACTCCACCTTCTCGGGTCTGGACGCCCTGCTGGAGCTGGACCTGAGCCTCAACTCCCTGAAGACGATGGGCGAGGAGGGCCTGCGGGAGCTGGACTCCCTGCCCAGAGCCCACCTCCTGCTGGGGGAAAACCCCTTCACGTGCACGTGTGGAATCGAACCTTTTGCTCTGTGGCTCAACAGATCACAGGGACGCGTCAGTGACGCCAGGGGCCTGGTGTGCGCCTTCCCGGCCAGCATGAGGAACACATCCATGCTGGCCGCTGGCACGCTGACGCTGGGGTGCCACCGGAGCGGCGCGGGGGCGGACCTTGCTCTGCAGACCTCTTATGTCTTCTTGGGCATAGTCCTGGGCTTCGTCGGCCTAATCTTCCTCTTTGTGCTTTATCTCAACCGCAAGGGCATCAAGAAGCGCATCAATGACCTGCGTGACGCCTGCCGGGAGGTGTGGGAGGGCTACCACTACCGCTTCGAGATCGACTCTGACCCCAGGTTGTCACAGGTTTGCACCAGTGCCGACGCGTGA